Proteins from one Sabethes cyaneus chromosome 2, idSabCyanKW18_F2, whole genome shotgun sequence genomic window:
- the LOC128736733 gene encoding protein brown, with translation MTLNLDLTQAAGASSGDSSVLLQWRNLSVSVASDQSFWKFRSKPKEKNYILKDANGALRSGDLMAAMGLSGSGKTTMLAALSMRMTADYVQGQVFVNGLLVGQSEMKRLSGFVPQFEISVNSLTVREHLTFVSKLKGVPPAQMRTIINELNLENCEHTRISHLSGGERKKVNLAGELLTGPPILFCDEPTTGLDSFSALSVLKSLHTLATKHSKAVICTIHHPTSAVFECFSDVILLRQGRVTFQGPTSGARTFFEGIQCPLPLNSNPADHYFKLVCDTENQAALSLAQQARRRLIQEFHSRNITEKCSTLDNLQCDVVRKIVKKNHQSRWLTQLSLLLHRGIIDSARSIREYVTVTMLFLITSVTISTLYFQVTPTNQTAIQDIRGALFLMICELLYTISYAVFYMFPQELPLLRREVGERTYRLSAYYAHKALLTVPKAFFESFLFVGIIYGSVKFATGFATYLGMATVCSFASLLAVAYGYLFSCICGSVELSIEYANIIFLLYALLGGLYLNVRAFPVSKFVSFFFFASEGISVYYWRSVGSITCPESGRNSTTCLPNGQAVLEDSGYRTTLEAVYVNYLLMVVEILFVHFIAFLSLRRFVRRVGFY, from the exons aTGACGCTAAACCTGGATCTGACTCAGGCAGCTGGCGCAAGTTCCGGTGACTCGTCAGTTCTGCTGCAGTGGAGAAACCTCTCCGTGAGCGTAGCCAGTGATCAGAGTTTTTGGAAGTTTCGAAGTAAACCCAAGGAAAAGAattatattttgaaagatg CGAACGGCGCGCTTCGATCAGGAGATTTAATGGCCGCTATGGGTTTAAG CGGATCAGGGAAGACAACAATGTTGGCCGCTTTGTCGATGCGCATGACTGCCGATTACGTCCAGGGCCAAGTGTTCGTTAACGGGCTGCTTGTGGGTCAATCCGAGATGAAGCGCTTGTCGGGTTTCGTGCCCCAGTTTGAGATTTCCGTCAATTCGTTAACAGTACGAGAGCATCTTACATTTGTG TCGAAGCTGAAGGGAGTGCCTCCGGCACAAATGCGAACCATAATCAACGAGCTGAATTTAGAGAATTGTGAACACACAAGGATCTCGCATCTGTCCGGTGGTGAACGGAAAAAGGTAAATTTGGCGGGAGAACTGTTGACGGGACCGCCTATACTGTTCTGTGACGAACCAACCACCGGACTTGACAGTTTCAGCGCACTGTCCGTACTGAAGTCCCTGCACACATTGGCTACGAAGCATAGCAAAGCTGTGATTTGCACCATTCACCATCCAACATCGGCTGTTTTCGAGTGTTTCAGTGATGTTATACTACTACGGCAAGGACGGGTTACCTTTCAGGGACCTACGTCGGGAGCTAGGACATTTTTCGAAGG cATTCAGTGTCCACTGCCACTGAATTCTAATCCTGCTGACCACtattttaaattagtttgtGATACCGAAAATCAGGCTGCACTTAGTTTAGCCCAACAAGCTCGACGAAGGCTAATACAAGAGTTTCACTCTAGAAATATAACGGAAAAGTGCTCGACGCTAGATAATCTTCAATGTGATGTAGTTAGGAAAATAGTCAA AAAAAATCACCAATCACGCTGGTTAACACAACTAAGCTTGCTGTTGCACCGTGGCATCATTGATAGTGCACGCAGCATTCGAGAGTATGTGACAGTGACAATGTTGTTCCTA aTTACCAGCGTAACCATCTCGACACTTTACTTTCAAGTCACCCCGACCAACCAGACGGCAATTCAGGACATCCGTGGGGCACTGTTCCTCATGATCTGCGAGCTGCTGTACACCATCAGCTACGCGGTGTTCTATATGTTCCCCCAGGAGCTGCCCCTGCTGCGCCGGGAGGTGGGCGAAAGGACGTACCGCCTGTCGGCATACTACGCCCACAAGGCGCTGCTGACGGTGCCGAAAGCGTTCTTCGAATCGTTCCTGTTCGTCGGAATCATCTACGGCAGCGTAAAGTTTGCGACCGGATTTGCCACCTACCTCGGGATGGCCACCGTCTGCTCGTTCGCCAGCCTGCTGGCCGTCGCTTACG GCTACCTGTTCTCGTGCATCTGCGGTTCGGTGGAACTCTCAATCGAGTATGCCAACATAATCTTCTTACTGTACGCCCTGCTCGGCGGGTTGTATCTAAACGTTCGAGCGTTCCCCGTCAGCAAGTTCGTTTCGTTCTTCTTCTTCGCCTCGGAGGGCATTTCGGTGTACTACTGGCGGTCGGTCGGTAGCATCACCTGTCCGGAGTCAGGACGAAACAGCACTACCTGTCTGCCGAACGGTCAAGCCGTCCTCGAGGACTCAGGCTACCGGACCACGCTGGAGGCCGTCTACGTGAACTATCTGCTGATGGTGGTCGAGATTTTGTTCGTGCATTTTATCGCCTTTCTGAGCCTGCGAAGGTTCGTTCGAAGAGTGGGCTTCTACTAG